One window of the Pieris brassicae chromosome 4, ilPieBrab1.1, whole genome shotgun sequence genome contains the following:
- the LOC123708860 gene encoding uricase gives MPWTSTNRIYAKPSNSSAGEGGPLVASRGTSATAATTAAADSGGRFELSDHGYGKGSVKLLHVHRDGERHAIREFEVSTELKLASESAYIVGDNKEVVATDSQKNTVYVLAKKHGIKTPEEFGAVVVNHFLYTYKQVAEARCHVIEYPWERLQAGAPHNHAFVFSPTATRWCEVSQARHEAVVVKSGLKGLRVLKTTQSAFVDFVQDEYTTLSDAAERIFSTVVEAEWTYDNMRKADFDNAWLTVKDAILDKFAGPPDTGVYSPSVQHTLYQAEKTVLEKVSEISWIRMTMPNKHYLNIDVSKFPANVTKGDPRHYIYQPIDKPAGLIYAQLRRRPKSRL, from the exons atgccgTGGACAAGCACTAACag aatttatgCAAAACCTTCCAACTCAAGCGCGGGTGAAGGTGGTCCTCTCGTTGCATCGAGAGGAACCTCTGCCACGGCCGCAACTACAGCGGCGGCAGACTCAGGTGGTCGCTTTGAGCTCAGTGACCACGGTTATGGAAAGGGCTCCGTAAAATTGCTGCACGTGCACAGAGATGGAGAACGTCATGCAATCAGAGAATTCGAAGTTTCAACAGAACTGAAGCTAGCATCGGAATCAGCATACATAGTTGGTGATAACAAAGAAGTGGTTGCGACGGACTCCCAGAAGAACACAGTCTATGTGTTAGCGAAAAAACATGGGATTAAAACTCCAGAGGAGTTTGGTGCAGTTGTAGTGAATCATTTCCTTTACACATATAAGCAAGTAGCGGAAGCTAGGTGTCACGTGATCGAATACCCATGGGAGAGGCTGCAAGCCGGCGCCCCACACAACCATGCTTTTGTCTTCTCTCCGACCGCCACCAGGTGGTGTGAAGTTTCTCAAGCCAGGCATG aGGCCGTTGTAGTAAAATCCGGCTTAAAAGGCTTAAGAGTGCTGAAGACTACTCAGTCGGCGTTCGTAGATTTTGTTCAAGATGAATACACCACGCTATCTGATGCTGCGGAGAGGATTTTCAG TACTGTCGTAGAAGCTGAATGGACGTATGATAATATGAGAAAAGCGGATTTTGACAACGCCTGGCTGACTGTCAAGGACGCGATTCTCGACAAATTCGCTGGACCTCCTGATACAGGAGTTTATTCACCTTCAGTACAACACACATTATATCAAGCcgaaaaaactgttttagAAAAAGTGTCCGAG atatcTTGGATCCGTATGACCATGCCGAATAAACATTATCTCAACATTGATGTATCGAAATTCCCTGCAAATGTCACTAAAGGGGATCCGCGGCACTACATATACCAGCCCATAGATAAACCAGCTGGACTAATCTACGCGCAGCTACGCCGTAGACCTAAAAGCCGCTTGTGA
- the LOC123708557 gene encoding protein PALS2 isoform X1: protein MMVRRSGRYTVSWRGFRDSTSNKPPDDQKDEPKPEEDLSNHEVIFLRGIVESPDFARKCESIDSEEDLIVKPVSLDNVNIIRSLSEYRGNNIRTIEQAELAILLSRVHFKALIDAHDQVGKIWLERGSGIDEKIDIKEGTKDTAEALTPSSDQNGDMPVETVKVVGLRKVPGQPLGLTVTTDEHGQLIVARILAGSAAAKQALLNVGDVLLEVDGVQVDSEEQLKEAVSKPNDRVTLKVGPNLKEKSAQLTNKLSCYVRALFDYSPVEDTLIPCKEIGLEFKRGDILQISDRKDPNWWQASHVEKPDVVGLIPSPELEERRKAYVPPEADFVHKISICGARISRKKKKFVYESRSSVKLEGAELALYEEVARTPPFLRRVLALVGTRGVGRRTLKNKMIQEYPDRFGAVIPHTSRPPRPLEESGASYWFVSREEMERDAHAGRFLEYGEHNGHLYGTHLDSIRAVIKEGKMCILDCAPQSLKLLHNSSEYLPYVVMIGSPGIDQLRNLTYASNRNLTFDRQSSIRYSSRRARTLESLASLYEEEDLKQTLEESARIQRQYEKYIDLEIINTNNDTTYSKIMDALHSLSTDHQWVPVSWIY, encoded by the exons ATGATGGTGAGACGAAGCGGTAGATACACCGTCAGCTGGCGAGGCTTCAGAGATTCTACATCCAATAAACCACCAGACGACC aaaaGGACGAACCAAAACCAGAAGAAGATTTATCAAACCATGAAGTGATATTTTTAAGAGGCATTGTTGAGAGCCCCGATTTTGCACGGAAATGTGAG tcGATCGATTCTGAGGAGGACTTGATTGTGAAGCCTGTCTCCTTGGATAATGTAAACATAATACGATCGCTCAGCGAATATCGAGGTAACAATATTCGAACAATCGAACAAGCTGAACTAGCTATATTATTATCTCGAGTTCATTTTAAG gCTCTCATTGATGCACATGATCAAGTTGGTAAAATTTGGTTAGAAAGAGGATCTGGTATTGATGAGAAAATAGACATAAAGGAAGGAACTAAGGACACTGCTGAAGCACTCACTCCAAGTTCAGATCAAAACGGAGACATGCCAGTTGAAACTGTTAAAGTTGTGGGTCTACGTAAGGTGCCTGGGCAACCATTAGGTTTAAct gTTACGACAGATGAACATGGACAGTTGATAGTGGCCAGAATTTTAGCTGGCAGTGCGGCAGCGAAACAAGCACTTCTGAATGTGGGTGATGTCTTACTGGAGGTGGATGGAGTGCAAGTAGATTCTGAGGAACAACTGAAAGAAGCTGTTTCAAAACCCAATGATAGGGTGACCTTGAAAGTGGGaccaaatttaaaagaaaagagtgctcaattaactaataaactTAGT TGTTATGTTAGGGCGCTATTTGACTACAGCCCAGTAGAAGATACACTCATTCCATGTAAAGAAATAGGATTAGAGTTTAAAAGGGGTGACATTTTACAA ATATCAGATAGAAAAGACCCAAATTGGTGGCAAGCAAGTCATGTCGAGAAGCCTGATGTTGTTGGTTTAATACCTTCGCCTGAACTAGAAGAGAGAAGAAAGGCGTATGTACCACCAGAAGCAGATTTTGTGCATAAGATTAGCATATGTGGAGCCAGG ATATCCagaaaaaagaagaaattCGTATACGAGTCCCGTTCAAGTGTCAAGCTAGAAGGTGCTGAGTTGGCGCTGTATGAAGAGGTGGCTCGTACTCCGCCTTTTCTACGCCGAGTGTTGGCGTTGGTGGGCACGCGGGGCGTCGGACGGAGAACTCTTAAGAATAAGATGATTCAGGAGTACCCTGATAGGTTTGGGGCTGTAATCCCTC ATACGTCTCGACCACCTCGGCCTTTGGAAGAAAGTGGGGCCTCGTACTGGTTCGTGTCCCGGGAAGAAATGGAAAGAGACGCTCATGCCGGCCGTTTTCTGGAGTATGGCGAACATAATGGTCATTTGTATGGAACACATTTGGACTCCATAAGAGCCGTTATTAAAGAGG GAAAGATGTGCATTCTGGATTGTGCCCCACAGTCTCTGAAACTGCTCCACAATAGCAGCGAATATCTTCCTTACGTAGTGATGATTGGATCACCTGGAATAGACCAATTGAGGAACCTCACGTACGCCTCTAACCGGAACCTAACA TTCGACCGGCAGAGCTCCATCCGCTACAGCTCCCGACGCGCGCGCACGCTCGAGTCGCTCGCATCGCTTTACGAG GAGGAAGACTTAAAGCAAACGCTAGAAGAGAGCGCCCGTATTCAAAGACAGTACGAGAAATACATCGACTTAGAGataataaacacaaacaaTGATACCACTTACTCTAAAATAATGGATGCTCTACACTCTTTATCTACTGACCACCAATGGGTGCCTGTCAGCTGGATTTACTAG
- the LOC123708557 gene encoding protein PALS2 isoform X2: MPVETVKVVGLRKVPGQPLGLTVTTDEHGQLIVARILAGSAAAKQALLNVGDVLLEVDGVQVDSEEQLKEAVSKPNDRVTLKVGPNLKEKSAQLTNKLSCYVRALFDYSPVEDTLIPCKEIGLEFKRGDILQISDRKDPNWWQASHVEKPDVVGLIPSPELEERRKAYVPPEADFVHKISICGARISRKKKKFVYESRSSVKLEGAELALYEEVARTPPFLRRVLALVGTRGVGRRTLKNKMIQEYPDRFGAVIPHTSRPPRPLEESGASYWFVSREEMERDAHAGRFLEYGEHNGHLYGTHLDSIRAVIKEGKMCILDCAPQSLKLLHNSSEYLPYVVMIGSPGIDQLRNLTYASNRNLTFDRQSSIRYSSRRARTLESLASLYEEEDLKQTLEESARIQRQYEKYIDLEIINTNNDTTYSKIMDALHSLSTDHQWVPVSWIY, translated from the exons ATGCCAGTTGAAACTGTTAAAGTTGTGGGTCTACGTAAGGTGCCTGGGCAACCATTAGGTTTAAct gTTACGACAGATGAACATGGACAGTTGATAGTGGCCAGAATTTTAGCTGGCAGTGCGGCAGCGAAACAAGCACTTCTGAATGTGGGTGATGTCTTACTGGAGGTGGATGGAGTGCAAGTAGATTCTGAGGAACAACTGAAAGAAGCTGTTTCAAAACCCAATGATAGGGTGACCTTGAAAGTGGGaccaaatttaaaagaaaagagtgctcaattaactaataaactTAGT TGTTATGTTAGGGCGCTATTTGACTACAGCCCAGTAGAAGATACACTCATTCCATGTAAAGAAATAGGATTAGAGTTTAAAAGGGGTGACATTTTACAA ATATCAGATAGAAAAGACCCAAATTGGTGGCAAGCAAGTCATGTCGAGAAGCCTGATGTTGTTGGTTTAATACCTTCGCCTGAACTAGAAGAGAGAAGAAAGGCGTATGTACCACCAGAAGCAGATTTTGTGCATAAGATTAGCATATGTGGAGCCAGG ATATCCagaaaaaagaagaaattCGTATACGAGTCCCGTTCAAGTGTCAAGCTAGAAGGTGCTGAGTTGGCGCTGTATGAAGAGGTGGCTCGTACTCCGCCTTTTCTACGCCGAGTGTTGGCGTTGGTGGGCACGCGGGGCGTCGGACGGAGAACTCTTAAGAATAAGATGATTCAGGAGTACCCTGATAGGTTTGGGGCTGTAATCCCTC ATACGTCTCGACCACCTCGGCCTTTGGAAGAAAGTGGGGCCTCGTACTGGTTCGTGTCCCGGGAAGAAATGGAAAGAGACGCTCATGCCGGCCGTTTTCTGGAGTATGGCGAACATAATGGTCATTTGTATGGAACACATTTGGACTCCATAAGAGCCGTTATTAAAGAGG GAAAGATGTGCATTCTGGATTGTGCCCCACAGTCTCTGAAACTGCTCCACAATAGCAGCGAATATCTTCCTTACGTAGTGATGATTGGATCACCTGGAATAGACCAATTGAGGAACCTCACGTACGCCTCTAACCGGAACCTAACA TTCGACCGGCAGAGCTCCATCCGCTACAGCTCCCGACGCGCGCGCACGCTCGAGTCGCTCGCATCGCTTTACGAG GAGGAAGACTTAAAGCAAACGCTAGAAGAGAGCGCCCGTATTCAAAGACAGTACGAGAAATACATCGACTTAGAGataataaacacaaacaaTGATACCACTTACTCTAAAATAATGGATGCTCTACACTCTTTATCTACTGACCACCAATGGGTGCCTGTCAGCTGGATTTACTAG
- the LOC123708784 gene encoding tubulin polyglutamylase complex subunit 2 — MSFCVDLVSEDSFYENISLGVTKLLESDPRISNVAVERRTPCDRIIISNWEQKHSAVLPDDLRNFYNSTDGFQLTWHYKYSADEILPVGSIRINSLNELYLTPSLKDLLDFSLTRQTSGPRPLLNTKSKIFELDLCRNIGKVCLIYTGGSWSVWLVTRDGAWGWLADSFTHYFRMSLVHLGLPGWQALFANLPLIPWAEQLFLLLAPHLLEKPECENSLVAVNNETGLNHIDPNIFKTSARHHKNTSRPAVNL; from the exons ATGAGTTTTTGTGTTGATTTGGTTTCTGAAGACTCTTTTTATGAAAACATATCTTTGGGTGTAACAAAACTTCTtg aatcaGACCCCCGTATATCTAATGTTGCTGTTGAAAGAAGGACACCATGCGATCGTATAATTATATCCAATTGGGAGCAAAAACATTCAGCAGTTTTGCCCGATGATCTCCGAAATTTTTATAACTCAACAGATGGATTTCAACTTACCTGGCACTACAAATATTCTG CCGATGAAATACTGCCAGTTGGATCTATTCGGATAAACTCACTGAATGAATTATACCTGACACCGTCATTAAAAGATCTCTTGGACTTCTCTCTTACAAGACAAACGTCGGGACCTCGTCCGCTACTTAacacaaaaagtaaaatttttgaGCTGGATTTGTGCCGCAATATTGGGAAG GTATGTCTTATATACACGGGTGGAAGTTGGTCAGTGTGGCTCGTGACGCGAGATGGTGCTTGGGGTTGGTTGGCGGACTCTTTTACTCACTATTTCCGGATGTCCCTGGTGCACTTGGGTTTGCCTGGCTGGCAAGCATTGTTCGCTAATTTACCGCTGATACCTTGGGCGGAG CAATTATTCCTGCTTCTTGCGCCTCATCTCTTAGAAAAGCCGGAGTGTGAGAACAGTTTAGTAGCAGTGAACAACGAAACTGGCCTTAATCACATTGATCCGAATATCTTTAAGACTTCCGCACGACACCACAAAAACACTTCCAGGCCAGCTGTCAACCTGTAG
- the LOC123708783 gene encoding tRNA-dihydrouridine(47) synthase [NAD(P)(+)]-like — translation MTTIYNSNAGICYIKQEFIIQRPNKTGETKIENQSATGKRKFDDNEVDCDIKKIKSDEINSTNTHPDKDKKRGQNKARPKTFQDEKESKPCPSIINISCDEEAKPCQYKNCKYIHSYLDYLKMKREDIGRECHIFNLRGRCRRGIACRFGSSHITADGYNIVNKEKEKLWLEDTRNTMQTTLQIQLQKKKYDFSTAEKLVKSLDIRKGKKIECDTEKQNASDFNEKKSTGVVTDEDVIKTLPIEKKAIDWENKLYLSPLTTVGNLPFRRICKFYGADITCGEMALCESLLKGAKQEWALVKRHESEDLFGAQICGNNPFAITKVAQLLQENAELDFIDLNLGCPIDLIYKKGGGSGMMHRLPALETSVRGASTILNIPFTVKMRTGVYQDKKIAHTIMPKVKEWGASLITLHGRSKEARYSKLADWEYIETCAKTVHPLPVYGNGDILCYEDYVFRRELAPSLQGVMIGRGALIKPWIFSEIKEQKIWDISANERFDIIKKFTNYGLEHWGSDTQGVENTRRFLLEWLSFLYRYVPVGLLERPPQKINERPPSYFGRNDLETMMASGNCSDWIKISEMLLGPVPDGFIFLPKHRANSY, via the coding sequence atgacgactatttataattcaaatgctggtatttgttatataaaacaagagTTTATTATACAAAGACCCAATAAGACTGGAGAAACTAAAATTGAAAACCAAAGTGCTACAggtaaaagaaaatttgatGATAATGAAGTGGATTGTGacatcaaaaaaattaaaagcgaTGAAATAAACAGTACAAATACTCATCCAGACAAAGATAAGAAACGAGGTCAAAATAAAGCAAGGCCAAAAACCTTTCAGGATGAAAAAGAGAGTAAACCTTGTccaagtattataaatatatcatgcGACGAAGAGGCAAAACCatgtcaatataaaaattgtaaatacatacacagttatcttgattatttaaaaatgaagagAGAGGATATAGGTAGAGAATGTCACATTTTTAATCTCAGAGGAAGATGCCGAAGAGGAATTGCTTGTCGCTTTGGCTCCAGCCACATTACAGCAGATGGATACAACATAGTAAATaaggaaaaagaaaaattatggTTAGAGGATACAAGAAACACTATGCAAACAACTTTACAAATTCAACTGCAAAAAAAGAAGTATGACTTCTCTACTGCggaaaaattagttaaatcatTAGACATACgtaaaggtaaaaaaattgaatgtgACACTGAAAAACAGAATGCATCTGActtcaatgaaaaaaaaagcaCTGGTGTGGTAACTGATGAAGATGTCATTAAAACTTTACCAATAGAAAAGAAAGCTATTGATTGggagaataaattatatttaagtccATTAACCACTGTAGGAAATCTACCATTTCGaagaatttgtaaattttatggaGCTGATATAACTTGTGGTGAAATGGCACTCTGTGAATCACTTTTAAAGGGTGCCAAGCAAGAATGGGCTTTAGTTAAAAGACATGAATCTGAAGACTTATTTGGTGCCCAAATTTGTGGTAATAATCCTTTTGCCATAACAAAGGTAGCACAACTTCTACAAGAGAATGCAGAATTAGACTTTATTGATCTGAATTTGGGTTGTCCTAttgatttgatttataaaaagggAGGTGGAAGTGGAATGATGCACAGATTGCCAGCATTAGAAACATCTGTTAGAGGTGCATCaaccattttaaatattcctttTACAGTAAAAATGAGGACTGGTGTATATCaggataaaaaaattgccCATACTATTATGCCGAAAGTCAAAGAATGGGGAGCTTCTTTGATTACATTACATGGTAGGTCTAAAGAGGCTAGGTATAGTAAATTAGCAGATTGGGAATATATAGAAACTTGTGCAAAAACAGTCCATCCTCTCCCAGTTTATGGTAATGgtgatatattatgttatgaaGACTATGTCTTTAGACGAGAATTAGCCCCGTCACTTCAAGGTGTAATGATTGGGAGAGGAGCACTAATTAAACCATGGATATTTTCTGAAATTAAAGAACAAAAAATCTGGGATATAAGTGCTAATGAAAgatttgatattataaaaaaattcacaaaTTATGGATTAGAACATTGGGGCTCAGACACTCAAGGTGTTGAAAACACTAGACGATTTTTACTAGAGTGGTTGTCATTTCTATACAGATATGTACCTGTTGGTCTTTTAGAAAGACCTCCACAAAAGATAAACGAGAGGCCCCCAAGTTACTTTGGGCGCAATGATCTAGAGACCATGATGGCATCAGGTAATTGTTCAGACTGGATAAAAATAAGTGAAATGCTACTAGGTCCTGTTCCAGatggttttatatttttaccaaAGCATAGAgctaattcatattaa